The following DNA comes from Mucilaginibacter jinjuensis.
TTTACAGATCAGTAAATTATCAGATGGTCAGCTTATTTCAACCCTGCAAGACATTAACAATAACAGGCCAACAGAAATTGATACCCTCAATCTACAAATTGTTGAAATTGCAAAAACTTTGAATATGGAAATTGCAGTCCAGCAAACCCTGTTGTTAGGTGAACTGATAAAATTGAAGTCCGGATTTTAAATTTAATCCCTTCTGAATTTTGTTAAACTAATGCCTTTGTGTTTTTTGAAGAATTTGTTGAGATGGCTTTCGTCTGAAAATTTAAATTCAGCCACAATTTCATTAATACGCATATCACTAAATTTTAATTTGTGTTCAATTAACCTCAATTTGTATTGGGTAATAAATGATGAAAGTGTTTCCCCGCTCTCTCTTTTAAAATAGGTACCCAAATAAGTTTCAGACAAATTAAATTTCTGCGCTATAACATTGGCCCGCAATTTTTCGGGTATATAAATATTGGTCTGTATATAATCTATTATGGAGTGAATTCTGCTATCAGCATTAGCCTGGATATGCTCCGATTTCATTTTGGTCAGGTTTCGTGCTGTTACTGCAATAAGGGCATTTACAAAATGTAATATAGCTTCTTTACTGTACACATCGTTGTTGGCAATTTCATGAATCAAAGCCTGGGCAATATGCTTTACTATTGGTTCGTCTGGTTTGTTTTTTAAGACGCAACCCAGCACATGAGGGGCATGGTATAATACACATTCTAGGCAGTTAACATCCTCTCGTGATGCATCACGCACATATTTTCTTGCAAACTTTACTAAAAGAAATTCAGTAGGGCACACAACTTCAAAGCGGTACTCATCATTAGGTGTAAGCAACATCAGGTTCCCTTCCTGGTAAGAAATTTTGTTGTTATTAATATGCAAAAATCCACTGCCAGAAACTACATAAACAATTTGAAAAAAGGTTAACTGGGCTATGTAAGTACACTGCTCATATTTACTATGCAATACCTCTACTAACTGACTTAAACTTTCTTTCCGCATGTTGTAAATCTACCTAATTATAACAAAAATATACCTATTAAATAGCTATTTATCGGTATAATTTTGTCATAAAATTTAACCAAAATGAATAATTCACTACAAACTAAAGGATACAATGGCTCGCTGATAGCAGTTTGCCTGGCCGCATTAATGTTTGGCTTCGAAATTTCGAGCGTACCCGTTTCGCTACCAGTTATTGAAAAAGAATTACAAGGAAATTTCAAGGACATTCAATGGATCATGAACGCCTATACAATTGCCTGTTGCACAGTGCTTATGGCTGCGGGCACACTGGCCGATAAGTATGGTCGTAAGCGGATATTTATCTACAATGTTATACTATTCGGCATCACCTCACTTATTTGCGGATTAGCGCAAAATATGCCCATATTAATTATCAGCCGGTTTTTACAGGGTTTAAGTGGCGGAGCTATGTTTATTTGCACAATTGCCAACCTGTCCA
Coding sequences within:
- a CDS encoding helix-turn-helix domain-containing protein, translating into MRKESLSQLVEVLHSKYEQCTYIAQLTFFQIVYVVSGSGFLHINNNKISYQEGNLMLLTPNDEYRFEVVCPTEFLLVKFARKYVRDASREDVNCLECVLYHAPHVLGCVLKNKPDEPIVKHIAQALIHEIANNDVYSKEAILHFVNALIAVTARNLTKMKSEHIQANADSRIHSIIDYIQTNIYIPEKLRANVIAQKFNLSETYLGTYFKRESGETLSSFITQYKLRLIEHKLKFSDMRINEIVAEFKFSDESHLNKFFKKHKGISLTKFRRD